In Mytilus edulis chromosome 7, xbMytEdul2.2, whole genome shotgun sequence, a single genomic region encodes these proteins:
- the LOC139482403 gene encoding uncharacterized protein, whose product MEENICTFHFYERSPICDEVGKHLNFESLSTVDQLIIQSDIGVFWGPATSKNYSICPSHVKLFKDKHKSRLRRYACNVPTFFASEHDHEKQKTKSKLGQAIRGDRRVSSDQMRTIYNEFGVVIPIGTCICRVCRRKWLGQKGNEEKCNDVICGPPCTDLEEDDFIENIAQLKWDSDEMDELNVNLKDMEHVESLPTLSQTTSTCITEDSSQNSQISDSSLVQTDKLSNLNIFLQQSGVSPVKHMQGSFLSSERTQRRYLQKANDCLAVVIEAICPKEKEAFMEKFVESLCKSTAVENNQSSRSCGVNVSILKEIYDRAETWTFRRQILSILAFEHTYSQMKQMIPGLTSYRYYAAKKHISEVGCGLPIQEMKQTREKIDPCQLEPFLDFITSSHIIKDLPFGERKLKLSTGEIISTPNVIRAIAPTSIIRQYKQFCEDEEIRPLGTSTMYKILEECAASVRHSVEGLDYYVAEGGRAFRDIEEILEGFDCEDEDIKKMKADLLEVKRYLKSDYKVHVRDMAQIADHCRSYALSDIDSNFRNDCKHEHTLCCTQCLLLESFMDDVLVKVNNKEWDHTDQVMFKVEKAVDDIKEWKGHILRSRNQEEARRHTLGIIEEKKDVMITIDWAMKFLPRKFREGQTDWFAKRGINWHISVSLMKGPSDTYQSITHVHVFSSTVAQDSSVTSSIISDVVQDLIQMNQGLSNVHLFSDNAGCYKSTTTIAALHKTLKGTIKTYNFCEAQDGKGPCDRRASHLKSIIKRYVNEGNDVVTAEQMKKAIDLKKNFNYRVKVVTPVIDLDPVQNSIKSIPGISQLHNFKFEDSCLRVWKAYGIGAGKLIPWTDICQDMNVSQLKTVQNWLEKSCNVFSSDDMTGEEEVEECGPPAKKAKSEENIYSCPIEGCDRSFKNNSGLEQHIILGNCNYQLEKQSLMDRSKSEYSVKLDKLYPKTVNISCSTTSEIANTVKIGWALKMKKKKTIFNVEQKQFMQDQFDIGKHTGRKVDPFEAAKLMMVEVKNGERRFKKSEYLTGSQISGYFSRLSQKDRKMCKEDITVSQNEDDKYNLKMSVIKKMESL is encoded by the exons atggAAGAGAACATTTGCACATTTCATTTCTATGAAAGATCACCAATATGTGATGAAGTTGGTAAACATCTAAACTTTGAAAGTTTAAGTACAGTTGATCAACTGATAATACAGTCCGATATCGGAGTTTTTTGGGGTCCTGCTACCTCAAAAAATTACAGTATCTGCCCTTCTCATGTTAAGCTTTTtaaagacaaacacaaatcaagACTGAGAAGGTATGCATGCAATGTACCAACCTTTTTTGCATCAGAACATGatcatgaaaaacaaaaaactaaaagcAAACTTGGCCAGGCAATTCGTGGTGACAGAAGAGTATCATCAGACCAAATGAGAACAATCTACAATGAGTTTGGAGTTGTGATACCCATAGGAACAT GTATTTGCAGAGTATGTAGAAGAAAATGGTTAGGACAAAAGGGCAATGAAGAAAAATGTAATGATGTTATTTGTGGTCCACCATGTACAGATTTGGAAGAAGatgattttatagaaaacatt GCACAGCTGAAATGGGATTCAGATGAAATGGATGAATTAAATGTGAACTTAAAGGACATGGAACATGTTGAAAGTCTACCAACCCTCAGCCAAACTACATCTACATGTATAACTGAAGATTCAAGTCAAAACAGTCAGATTTCAGATTCATCCCTAGTACAAACTGATAAGCTGTCTAACTTGAACATATTTTTACAACAGTCAGGTGTTAGTCCTGTCAAACACATGCAAGGTTCATTCTTATCTAGTGAAAGAACACAAAGGAGATATTTACAAAAAGCCAATGATTGCCTTGCAGTAGTAATTGAAGCAATTTGTCCTAAAGAAAAAGAGGCCTTTATGGAAAAATTTGTAGAAAGTCTTTGTAAAAGTACAGCAGTTGAAAATAATCAATCATCTAGATCATGTGGAGTGAATGTTTCAATACTAAAAGAAATCTATGACCGAGCAGAAACCTGGACTTTCAGAAGGCAGATTTTATCAATTTTGGCTTTTGAACACACGTACAGCCAAATGAAACAG ATGATACCTGGTTTAACCTCATACAGGTATTATGCAGCAAAAAAACACATTTCTGAAGTTGGATGTGGCCTGCCTATTCAAGAAATGAAACAGACGAGAGAAAAAATTGACCCATGTCAATTAGAACCATTTCTTGACTTCATTACGTCATCACACATTATCAAAGACCTGCCATTCGGTGAAAGGAAACTGAAACTTTCTACTGGGGAGATTATTTCTACACCAAATGTGATCAGGGCTATTGCTCCAACAAGTATCATCAGACAGTACAAGCAGTTTTGTGAAGATGAAGAAATCAGACCATTGG gcacaagtacaatgtataagattCTAGAAGAGTGTGCCGCTTCTGTTAGACATAGTGTGGAAGGGTTGGACTATTATGTGGCTGAAGGTGGAAGAGCGTTTAGAGATATTGAAGAAATTTTGGAAGGATTTGATTGTGAAGATGAGGATATCAAAAAGATGAAGGCTGATCTTCTTGAAGTTAAAAGATACTTAAAGTCTGATTATAAG GTACATGTACGAGACATGGCTCAAATTGCAGACCATTGCAGATCATATGCACTGAGTGATATAGACAGTAATTTCAGAAATGACTGTAAACATGAACATACACTTTGTTGTACTCAGTGTCTTTTATTAGAATCTTTTATGGATGATGTTCTAGTTAAAGTCAACAACAAAGAATGGGATCACACAGATCAAGTTAtgtttaag GTAGAAAAGGCAGTTGATGACATTAAAGAGTGGAAAGGACACATATTACGCTCAAGAAATCAGGAAGAGGCAAGGAGGCATACTCTTGGAAtcatagaagaaaaaaaagatgttatGATAACCATAGACTGGGCAATGAAGTTCTTGCCCCGCAAATTCAGAGAAGGGCAAACAGATTGGTTCGCAAAACGAGGCATAAACTGGCATATCAGTGTTTCACTGATGAAAGGACCATCTGACACATACCAGTCTATCACCCATGTACATGTGTTCTCTTCAACTGTTGCTCAGGATTCATCGGTGACATCTTCTATCATTTCTGATGTTGTCCAAGATTTAATTCAAATGAACCAAGGTCTTTCGAATGTACATTTGTTTTCTGACAATGCAGGCTGCTACAAAAGTACCACTACCATAGCTGCCTTACACAAAACCTTGAAAGGGACAATCAAAACCTATAACTTTTGTGAAGCACAAGATGGGAAAG GACCTTGTGATCGTAGAGCATCACATTTAAAGTCGATCATTAAGAGATATGTGAATGAAGGAAATGATGTAGTAACAGCAGaacagatgaaaaaa GCTATTGATTTGAAAAAGAACTTCAACTATAGAGTTAAAGTTGTAACTCCTGTAATTGACCTGGATCCTGTTCAAAATAGCATTAAATCAATACCAGGAATATCACAGTTGCATAATTTCAAATTTGAGGATTCGTGCTTGAGAGTGTGGAAAGCATATGGAATAGGAGCAG GGAAATTAATTCCATGGACAGATATCTGTCAAGATATGAATGTTTCCCAGTTGAAAACAGTTCAAAATTGGTTAGAGAAATCTTGCAATGTTTTTTCTTCAG ATGATATGACAGGGGAAGAAGAAGTGGAAGAGTGTGGGCCCCCAGCAAAGAAAGCAAAATCTGAAGAAAATATTTACAGTTGTCCTATAGAGGGTTGTGACAGGTCGTTCAAAAATAATAGTGGTCTGGAACAACACATTATCCTAGGAAATTGTAACTATCAGTTGGAAAAGCAGTCATTGATGGACAGATCAAAATCAGAGTATAGTGTTAAATTGGATAAACTGTATCCAAAAACTGTAAATATTTCATGTTCTACTACTTCTGAAATTGCAAATACAGTAAAAATTGGTTGGGctctaaaaatgaagaaaaagaaaacgatTTTTAATGTTGAACAAAAACAATTCATGCAAGACCAGTTTGATATAGGCAAACACACTGGCAGGAAGGTTGATCCTTTTGAGGCAGCCAAGTTAATGATGGTGGAAGTGAAAAATGGTGAGAGAAGATTTAAGAAATCTGAATATCTAACTGGCTCCCAGATTTCTGGTTATTTCTCTAGATTGTCTCAAAAGGATAGAAAAATGTGTAAAGAAGACATTACAGTTTCTCAAAATGAAGATGACAAATATAACTTGAAAATgagtgtaattaaaaaaatggaatCCTTGTAA